In the Bifidobacterium catenulatum PV20-2 genome, one interval contains:
- a CDS encoding DUF3784 domain-containing protein: MSDDKTQEMPVMTDAGDMPTETLHTVDAQSAYDQSQHSGRAAQDDKPHVESVPAQSVPTYTASAAGANDGRKNRQIGDDIIRPSGRSGSTIALGVFTCFMGVVTLLCGMHVPMNLWWWASDPKQSFVFLLGGIGVLLIAVAVIWAIVSAVHSNRSKNGNDVDGDDPFDAPHSSDTTAFSTDSDKSPVSERS; encoded by the coding sequence ATGAGCGACGACAAAACCCAGGAAATGCCGGTTATGACGGATGCTGGAGATATGCCTACCGAAACGTTGCATACCGTGGATGCGCAGTCCGCGTATGACCAGTCGCAGCACAGTGGGCGTGCGGCGCAGGATGATAAGCCGCACGTGGAATCCGTTCCAGCGCAAAGCGTTCCGACCTATACCGCTTCGGCAGCCGGTGCGAATGACGGGCGCAAGAATCGGCAGATTGGAGACGACATCATCAGACCTTCCGGAAGAAGCGGTTCGACCATCGCGCTCGGCGTGTTCACGTGCTTCATGGGGGTGGTGACGCTGCTTTGCGGCATGCATGTGCCAATGAATCTCTGGTGGTGGGCCAGTGATCCGAAACAGTCCTTCGTATTCCTGCTTGGGGGCATCGGCGTGCTGCTTATCGCCGTCGCCGTGATTTGGGCGATAGTCAGTGCGGTGCATTCGAACCGATCCAAGAATGGAAACGATGTGGATGGCGACGATCCATTCGACGCTCCCCATAGCTCGGATACCACGGCCTTTTCGACTGATTCGGATAAGTCACCGGTTTCGGAACGATCGTGA
- a CDS encoding DUF4125 family protein produces MNSSVSSDVIDGHDTANLVESIIKLEWNQFQQTNNEGGRASCQGNWPMFHQMRASQFMTWPEELLRSYRSDLQEADRVGRNLVTEKYGRMMQSTYPQEYCANIAPYIPRISADRNALQEGIITVQVSWARDFRERFPHLGEAMRVLTTVEDTPETTSFETYLRGELGTYSDRTVALYRDFVERLRHEQRNLTEETIRNTIRLAGFEDLAQAEAAQ; encoded by the coding sequence ATGAATAGCAGCGTAAGTTCAGATGTAATAGACGGTCACGATACAGCAAATCTTGTTGAATCCATTATCAAACTGGAGTGGAATCAGTTTCAGCAAACCAATAATGAGGGCGGCCGCGCGTCCTGCCAAGGCAATTGGCCGATGTTCCATCAGATGCGTGCCAGTCAGTTCATGACGTGGCCGGAAGAATTGCTGCGCAGTTACCGGTCGGACTTGCAGGAAGCCGACCGTGTTGGACGTAATTTGGTGACGGAAAAGTATGGTCGCATGATGCAATCCACATATCCACAGGAGTATTGTGCAAACATTGCGCCGTATATTCCCCGGATTTCCGCGGATCGCAACGCCTTGCAGGAAGGCATCATAACAGTTCAGGTGTCGTGGGCGCGTGATTTTCGTGAGCGTTTTCCTCATCTTGGCGAGGCGATGCGCGTGCTGACCACTGTCGAAGATACGCCAGAGACCACGTCGTTCGAAACGTATCTGCGCGGCGAATTGGGCACCTATTCCGACCGTACTGTGGCGTTGTACCGCGATTTTGTGGAGCGTTTGCGGCACGAACAGCGTAATCTCACCGAAGAGACGATTCGCAATACGATTCGTTTGGCTGGATTTGAGGATTTGGCACAGGCTGAGGCCGCACAGTAA
- a CDS encoding DUF4037 domain-containing protein: MADSDVNLNMNNCDDECATFDVQRFLRGLDAIFDAHKAPEQAEPYLQKARTEAEHSHNDAGLLTVLNETMGFYRSQGRHTDNLPIIRESLSVADHLHLQGIDPQAWATTLINAATGMRAAGQYEEAEQLYRQALDAAASVFSPTDRRLAALHNNMSMLYSETGRLNQAKRELEQALNLLEQSSPDASADIDIASTHTNLALLLLQMDRYWASDAMQHAQKALTIYRTGHLEHSAHYASALAGYAQACYMAGCLQDAVSGYEHALSVIEECYGRNTDYYHTTAANLEAAKQALHKHMPSSHKTRESQEYQESQGSLESQHSPKSSESQQSSEPHCMAESGTSSIPAISHHISGLALSRAFWNDLGKPLVAGAYSAYQGRIAAGLVGYGSECFGFDDELSRDHDFAPRFCLWLTDEDYDAIGEQLQANYDALSRDFTVEEQGKPHFAGHGSANSDALAASQSPLTPRAQGEFRRDGVFRIGDFFERITLFREAPAQNDYASWLSLDEATLATATNGQVFADPLGVFSKTRQGFKFMPEDVRLSLISRCLGMMAQAGQYNLPRMLQRGDGAAAMLSIHEFVNATASLVFLINEPVSVGYLPYYKWQFVAMRKLSRRMATRLAGVCEQLEDILRLSSAACFGGAGFGEGGKGAKPAAEHIIATVERICSDVVDELLREGLTESHETFVEWQRPYIEDHIKSDASCLHSL; the protein is encoded by the coding sequence ATGGCAGACAGTGATGTCAATCTGAATATGAATAATTGCGATGACGAATGCGCAACATTTGATGTACAACGATTTCTGCGTGGTCTTGATGCGATTTTCGATGCGCATAAGGCTCCTGAACAGGCTGAACCGTACCTGCAGAAGGCACGAACCGAAGCCGAACACAGCCATAATGACGCCGGTTTGCTGACGGTGTTGAACGAAACGATGGGGTTTTACCGTTCGCAAGGTCGCCATACCGACAATCTGCCGATTATCCGCGAATCGTTAAGCGTTGCGGATCATTTGCATCTTCAGGGAATCGACCCGCAGGCGTGGGCTACGACGCTGATCAACGCGGCCACGGGCATGCGAGCCGCAGGCCAGTACGAGGAGGCCGAACAGCTGTACCGTCAGGCGCTTGACGCGGCCGCATCCGTCTTCTCCCCCACCGACCGACGCCTGGCCGCGCTGCACAACAATATGTCCATGTTATACAGCGAAACCGGTCGTCTCAATCAGGCGAAGCGCGAGCTGGAACAGGCGCTGAATCTGTTGGAGCAATCTTCCCCCGATGCGAGCGCTGATATCGACATTGCCTCCACGCACACCAATCTTGCGTTGCTGCTCCTACAGATGGACCGGTATTGGGCGAGCGATGCCATGCAGCACGCCCAGAAAGCGTTGACAATCTACCGTACCGGGCATTTGGAACATAGTGCGCATTATGCTTCGGCGCTGGCCGGCTATGCGCAGGCCTGCTATATGGCCGGCTGCCTGCAGGATGCGGTTTCCGGCTATGAGCATGCGTTGAGCGTGATTGAGGAATGCTACGGACGCAACACCGACTACTATCACACGACTGCAGCCAATCTTGAAGCGGCAAAACAGGCGTTGCATAAGCACATGCCATCATCTCATAAAACGCGGGAATCGCAAGAATATCAAGAATCGCAAGGATCCTTGGAATCTCAGCATTCACCGAAATCAAGCGAATCTCAGCAATCGAGCGAACCGCACTGTATGGCAGAATCCGGCACATCTTCGATTCCTGCGATTTCTCACCATATTTCGGGACTTGCTTTGTCTCGCGCATTCTGGAATGATCTCGGCAAACCGTTGGTTGCCGGCGCATATTCGGCATATCAGGGGCGGATTGCCGCAGGTTTGGTCGGTTATGGTTCGGAATGTTTCGGTTTCGACGATGAGTTGTCGCGCGATCATGATTTCGCGCCGCGTTTCTGCCTGTGGCTTACCGATGAGGATTATGATGCGATTGGCGAGCAATTGCAGGCTAATTACGATGCGTTGAGTCGCGATTTCACTGTTGAGGAGCAGGGCAAGCCGCATTTTGCCGGGCATGGTTCGGCTAATTCCGACGCTCTTGCCGCATCTCAATCGCCACTTACGCCGCGTGCGCAAGGCGAGTTTCGCCGTGATGGCGTGTTTCGTATCGGTGATTTCTTCGAACGGATCACACTGTTTCGTGAGGCTCCGGCGCAGAACGACTATGCGTCTTGGCTGAGTTTGGACGAAGCCACACTTGCCACTGCCACAAACGGCCAGGTGTTCGCTGATCCGTTAGGGGTGTTTTCCAAGACTCGGCAGGGGTTCAAGTTCATGCCGGAAGATGTTCGACTTTCCTTGATTTCTCGCTGTTTGGGCATGATGGCTCAGGCGGGGCAATACAATCTGCCGCGCATGCTGCAACGTGGCGATGGTGCTGCTGCGATGTTGAGCATTCATGAGTTCGTGAACGCCACGGCTTCGTTGGTGTTTCTGATCAATGAGCCGGTGAGCGTTGGATATCTGCCGTATTACAAATGGCAGTTTGTTGCCATGCGCAAGCTGAGCCGCCGTATGGCAACAAGGCTTGCCGGCGTGTGCGAACAGTTGGAAGACATATTGCGATTGAGTTCCGCCGCATGTTTCGGTGGTGCCGGTTTCGGTGAGGGCGGCAAGGGTGCGAAGCCTGCGGCAGAGCACATTATCGCCACTGTTGAGCGCATCTGCAGTGATGTTGTGGATGAATTGCTGCGGGAGGGATTGACCGAATCCCACGAAACGTTTGTGGAATGGCAACGTCCGTATATTGAGGACCATATCAAGTCCGATGCAAGTTGTCTGCACAGCTTGTGA
- a CDS encoding MFS transporter gives MKRSILALASGAFILGAAEFVMMGILPQTAAAMQVSIPAAGHYISAYAIGVCVGTLILVFGRKIPPKNLIILFMIIALVGNTLSAVSFNSPMLLGARFISGLPHGAFFGTATLIAKTLADKGKEAQSVSMMVTGQTVANMLGVPAGTLLSEMLSWRLAFAILAAWALMTMVLVIAWVPFVAPIKDAGIKGQFRFLTHAGPWFILLAVFCGNSGIFCWWSYISPWLQKVGGWNSSMVPLLMVLAGFGMVLGGIAGGRLTDLWKPGATAGLSQAIATVGLLLVFFVPGNLVTTAVLTFMLGFALFFNSSPQQLLMVQAGEGGGELIAGAAVQIAFNFGNAIGSIVGGAALTATAMNYHYTGLAGAPIALIAVIMLVTYSRRYETHTGATERMREVHV, from the coding sequence GTGAAAAGAAGCATTCTGGCTTTGGCTTCCGGCGCCTTTATTCTTGGTGCCGCAGAATTCGTGATGATGGGCATTCTGCCCCAAACAGCCGCCGCCATGCAGGTCAGCATTCCTGCGGCAGGCCATTATATTTCCGCATATGCGATCGGCGTGTGCGTGGGCACGCTGATTCTGGTGTTCGGCCGTAAGATACCGCCGAAGAATCTCATTATTCTGTTCATGATCATCGCGCTGGTCGGCAATACGTTGAGCGCGGTTTCGTTCAATTCCCCCATGTTGTTGGGTGCTCGTTTCATTTCGGGCTTGCCGCATGGCGCGTTTTTCGGTACGGCCACACTGATTGCCAAGACTTTGGCCGATAAGGGCAAGGAAGCGCAGTCCGTGTCGATGATGGTGACGGGTCAGACGGTTGCCAATATGTTGGGTGTGCCTGCGGGCACATTGCTTTCGGAAATGCTGTCGTGGCGTTTGGCGTTTGCGATTCTTGCCGCTTGGGCGTTGATGACGATGGTGTTGGTGATTGCGTGGGTGCCGTTCGTCGCGCCGATCAAGGACGCTGGCATTAAAGGGCAGTTCCGTTTCCTCACCCACGCCGGTCCGTGGTTTATTCTGTTGGCGGTGTTCTGCGGTAATTCCGGTATTTTCTGCTGGTGGAGCTACATTTCGCCGTGGCTGCAGAAAGTCGGTGGATGGAATTCCTCGATGGTTCCCCTGTTAATGGTGCTTGCTGGTTTCGGCATGGTGCTTGGCGGTATTGCTGGCGGCCGTTTGACTGATTTGTGGAAGCCGGGTGCCACTGCCGGTCTTTCGCAGGCCATCGCCACGGTTGGTTTGCTGCTTGTGTTTTTCGTTCCCGGCAATCTCGTTACGACTGCGGTGTTGACGTTCATGCTTGGTTTCGCACTGTTCTTCAACTCGTCTCCGCAGCAGCTGCTGATGGTGCAGGCCGGTGAGGGCGGCGGCGAGCTGATTGCGGGCGCGGCCGTGCAGATCGCGTTCAATTTTGGCAATGCGATCGGTTCGATCGTTGGTGGCGCCGCATTGACGGCAACCGCCATGAACTACCATTACACCGGTTTGGCCGGTGCCCCGATCGCCTTGATTGCGGTGATTATGCTGGTCACCTATTCGCGTCGTTACGAAACGCATACGGGTGCTACGGAGCGTATGCGCGAAGTGCATGTCTGA
- the lysS gene encoding lysine--tRNA ligase, with amino-acid sequence MSETIESQENQNEEAAVPAMTTVERAEMLLQQDAAIYAKINDGATLDEAVDPGNKEFGSLAHPEQVQMRVAKRAMMLKDGIQPYPVTLDVTATIEEVRAKYDGKLEAGDETEDVVGIAGRVLFLRNAGGLCFVQLSAGDGTKIQGMISKKEIGADSLKQFKQLVDLGDHLFIKGRVIASKTGELSVFATEWAIAAKALQPLPALHKDLNEDTRTRKPYIGMIADEKMRNMVRNRSKAVASLRKTFADHDFLEVETPMLQTVHGGAAARPFTTHMNAFDLDLYLRIAPELFLKRCLVGGIDRVFEINRDFRNEGVDATHAPEFTMVEAYQAYGNYDTIGALVKQLVQDTAMDVFGTHKVTLLDGSEYDFGGEWKTISMYDSLSEALGEEIVPNGGPDNPGTSVEHLGAIADKLGVERDDVENHGKLVEHLWEHFYEDKLFEPTFVRDFPVETSPLVKGHRSKPGVVEKWDLYVRGFELATGYSELNDPVVQRERFVAQAKDALAGDEEACDIDEDFLEALGVGMPPAGGMGMGIDRLLIALTGATIRETITFPLVKPLN; translated from the coding sequence ATGAGTGAGACCATCGAATCGCAAGAAAATCAGAATGAAGAGGCTGCCGTTCCCGCTATGACCACAGTGGAACGTGCCGAAATGCTGCTGCAGCAGGATGCGGCTATCTACGCCAAGATCAATGACGGCGCTACCCTGGATGAGGCCGTTGATCCAGGCAATAAGGAATTCGGATCGCTGGCGCATCCGGAACAGGTGCAGATGCGCGTGGCCAAGCGTGCCATGATGCTTAAGGACGGCATTCAGCCGTACCCGGTGACCCTCGACGTCACCGCCACCATCGAAGAGGTCCGCGCCAAATATGACGGCAAGCTCGAAGCCGGAGACGAAACCGAAGACGTGGTCGGCATCGCCGGTCGCGTACTCTTCCTGCGCAACGCCGGTGGCTTGTGCTTCGTGCAGCTTTCCGCTGGCGATGGCACCAAGATCCAGGGCATGATTTCCAAGAAGGAGATTGGCGCTGATTCCCTCAAGCAGTTCAAGCAGCTGGTTGATTTGGGCGATCACCTGTTCATCAAGGGTCGTGTGATTGCCTCCAAGACCGGCGAACTGTCCGTGTTCGCCACCGAATGGGCCATTGCCGCCAAGGCGCTGCAGCCGCTGCCGGCCCTGCACAAGGACCTGAACGAAGATACTCGCACCCGCAAGCCGTACATTGGCATGATCGCCGACGAGAAGATGCGCAATATGGTGCGCAACCGTTCCAAGGCCGTCGCCTCCCTGCGCAAGACCTTCGCCGATCATGACTTCCTCGAGGTTGAAACCCCGATGTTGCAGACCGTGCACGGCGGTGCCGCCGCACGTCCGTTCACCACGCATATGAACGCCTTCGACCTTGACCTGTACCTGCGTATCGCGCCGGAACTGTTCCTCAAGCGCTGCCTGGTCGGCGGCATCGACCGCGTGTTCGAGATCAACCGTGACTTCCGTAACGAAGGCGTTGACGCCACCCACGCTCCGGAATTTACCATGGTCGAGGCCTATCAGGCTTACGGCAACTACGACACTATCGGTGCGCTCGTCAAGCAGCTCGTGCAAGACACTGCCATGGACGTGTTCGGCACCCACAAGGTGACGTTGCTTGACGGTTCCGAATACGATTTTGGCGGCGAATGGAAGACCATCAGCATGTATGATTCCCTGTCCGAAGCGCTCGGCGAGGAAATCGTGCCGAATGGCGGCCCGGATAATCCGGGCACTTCAGTGGAACATCTCGGTGCCATTGCCGACAAGCTTGGCGTGGAACGCGACGATGTGGAGAACCACGGCAAGCTCGTCGAACACCTGTGGGAGCACTTCTACGAAGACAAGCTGTTCGAGCCGACCTTCGTGCGTGACTTCCCGGTCGAAACCTCCCCGCTGGTCAAGGGCCACCGTTCCAAGCCAGGCGTGGTCGAAAAGTGGGATCTGTATGTGCGCGGCTTCGAGCTGGCCACCGGCTACTCCGAATTGAACGATCCGGTTGTGCAGCGTGAACGTTTCGTGGCTCAGGCCAAGGATGCGCTCGCGGGCGATGAAGAAGCCTGTGATATTGATGAGGACTTCCTCGAGGCTCTCGGCGTGGGCATGCCTCCGGCAGGCGGCATGGGCATGGGTATCGACCGACTGCTGATTGCCCTGACCGGCGCCACCATCCGCGAAACCATCACCTTCCCACTAGTGAAGCCGCTGAATTAA
- the menA gene encoding 1,4-dihydroxy-2-naphthoate octaprenyltransferase, producing the protein MGITIWIRGARLKTLPLAIAPVLIGASLAWRDAGERRVVVAVLCGFVALLLQIAANFANDYSDGIRGTDAGRSVPVKDADDSAVSGKATPSRGPARLVASGVNPRKVLAAAGISALLACLCGLAIIALTGYWWFILVGIACLAAGWFYVGGKHPYGYHYLGEVFVFIFFGLVATCGTMFALSGTITPDGLLGGSAAGLVAVAVLCVNNLRDIESDGNHGKHTWMTAMGLRNGTIFTIAILIISALIALRHLLQSSIYAANSIPLIAIIAILCAAQIAASYAIARKTYHKALPLCSLDSLTVAAIFVLSTMLA; encoded by the coding sequence ATGGGAATAACGATTTGGATTCGTGGGGCGCGGCTGAAAACGTTGCCGTTGGCGATTGCGCCGGTGTTGATTGGTGCGTCGTTGGCTTGGCGCGATGCGGGTGAGCGTCGTGTTGTGGTGGCGGTGTTGTGCGGTTTCGTGGCATTGCTGTTGCAGATTGCGGCTAATTTCGCCAATGATTATTCCGATGGCATTCGCGGTACGGATGCGGGGCGCTCGGTTCCGGTGAAAGATGCAGACGATTCCGCGGTCTCCGGCAAAGCAACGCCGTCACGCGGTCCTGCCCGTCTCGTGGCTTCCGGTGTGAATCCCAGGAAAGTACTGGCTGCGGCGGGAATCAGCGCTCTGCTTGCTTGCCTGTGCGGACTGGCGATCATTGCGCTGACTGGCTACTGGTGGTTCATTCTGGTCGGCATCGCATGTCTGGCGGCCGGCTGGTTCTATGTCGGCGGCAAGCACCCATACGGCTACCACTATTTGGGTGAGGTCTTCGTATTCATTTTTTTTGGATTGGTTGCCACTTGTGGCACCATGTTCGCCTTGTCTGGCACGATTACGCCTGATGGACTGCTTGGCGGTTCAGCTGCGGGATTGGTTGCGGTTGCTGTGCTATGCGTCAACAATCTGCGCGACATCGAATCTGACGGCAATCACGGCAAACATACGTGGATGACTGCAATGGGGCTGCGAAACGGCACTATCTTCACTATTGCAATCCTGATTATTTCAGCATTGATCGCGTTGCGCCATCTGTTGCAATCGTCGATATATGCGGCAAACAGCATTCCACTAATCGCAATTATTGCAATACTGTGTGCGGCGCAAATCGCCGCATCATATGCAATCGCAAGAAAAACCTACCACAAAGCATTGCCGTTATGTTCGCTCGATTCATTGACTGTCGCAGCGATTTTCGTGCTATCGACGATGCTTGCATAG
- a CDS encoding phosphoglyceromutase, which produces MTYKLVLLRHGQSAWNKTNQFTGWVDVPLTEQGVEEAKNGGRLLKEKNVLPDIVFTSMLRRAINTANVALDEADRLWIPVQRSWRLNERHYGALQGKNKTEIRQEYGDEKFMLWRRSYATPPPEIDPNDEYAQNNDPRYTGDPVPEAECLADVVKRVEPYFKSDIEPELKAGKTVLIAAHGNSLRAIVKMLDNLSEEEIAKVNIPTAMPLLYELDENFKPIKPRGEYLDPEAAAAGAAAVAAQGQK; this is translated from the coding sequence ATGACTTACAAACTAGTACTGCTCCGTCATGGACAGAGCGCATGGAATAAAACCAATCAGTTCACCGGCTGGGTCGACGTCCCGCTGACCGAGCAGGGTGTCGAGGAAGCCAAGAACGGCGGTCGCCTGCTCAAGGAGAAGAACGTCCTTCCGGATATCGTCTTCACCTCGATGCTGCGTCGCGCCATCAACACCGCCAACGTGGCTCTGGATGAGGCAGATCGTCTGTGGATTCCGGTCCAGCGCAGCTGGCGTCTGAACGAGCGTCACTACGGCGCTCTGCAGGGCAAGAACAAGACCGAGATCCGTCAGGAGTACGGTGACGAGAAGTTCATGCTGTGGCGCCGTTCCTACGCCACTCCGCCGCCGGAGATCGATCCGAACGACGAGTATGCGCAGAACAACGATCCGCGCTACACCGGCGATCCGGTTCCAGAAGCCGAATGCCTTGCCGACGTGGTCAAGCGCGTTGAGCCGTACTTCAAGTCCGACATCGAGCCGGAACTGAAGGCTGGCAAGACCGTTCTGATCGCCGCTCACGGCAACTCCCTGCGCGCCATCGTGAAGATGCTCGACAACCTCTCCGAAGAGGAGATCGCCAAGGTCAACATCCCGACCGCAATGCCGCTGCTGTACGAGCTGGACGAGAACTTCAAGCCGATCAAGCCGCGTGGCGAGTACCTGGATCCGGAGGCCGCCGCCGCCGGTGCCGCCGCTGTCGCCGCCCAGGGCCAGAAGTGA
- a CDS encoding oleate hydratase codes for MYYSNGNYEAFARPKKPEGVNDKNAYIIGTGLAALTAACYLVRDAQMPGSHIHVFEKDAVPGGACDGANIPGVGYVMRGGREMDNHFEVMWDMFRSIPSIEKEDVSVLDEYYWLNKEDPNFSLCRSTKARGVDAGTNGKFNLSDKASMEIMKLFFTPNEELYGKKISDYFDDEVFNSNFWMYWRTMFAFENWHSALEMKLYIRRYIHHIGGLPDFSALRFTRYNQYESMILPMIKYLEGFGVQFHYNVKVENVDFKIGGGMGPVRQHTGTGQDTILKKQAESGVFVRNPYSSPTKKMATRIDLTEADGTERSIDLGENDLVFITNGGCVENSSMGSQTETAAWTPEIKPGGGWDMWRRIAKQDPSFGHPDVFCGDPEHSKWMSATVTTLDMEIPPYIQKICKRDPFSGRVVTGGIVTVEDSNWLMSWTLNRQQQFRDQPKDQLCVWVYGLFPDKPGNYVKKPMQECTGEEICEEWLYHMGVPVEKITDLAKNHANTVPVMMPYIDAFFMPRSAGDRPDVVPDGAVNFAFLGQFAETPRDTIFTTEYSMRTGMEAVYTLCDVDRGVPEVWGSVYDVRNLLNATVMLRDGKPITDMKLNPIEKTVLKQILKKLDSTDIPMLLKEYGVI; via the coding sequence ATGTATTATTCCAACGGCAATTACGAAGCATTCGCCCGACCGAAGAAGCCCGAAGGCGTGAACGACAAGAACGCGTACATCATCGGCACCGGCTTGGCTGCACTCACCGCAGCCTGCTACCTGGTGCGAGACGCGCAAATGCCGGGTAGTCACATTCATGTATTCGAAAAGGACGCGGTTCCGGGAGGCGCCTGCGACGGCGCGAATATTCCCGGTGTCGGCTATGTGATGCGCGGCGGCCGTGAAATGGACAACCATTTCGAAGTGATGTGGGATATGTTCCGTTCCATTCCATCCATCGAAAAGGAAGACGTTTCCGTACTTGACGAGTATTACTGGCTGAACAAGGAAGACCCCAACTTCTCACTCTGCCGCTCCACAAAAGCGCGCGGTGTTGACGCAGGCACGAACGGCAAATTCAATCTGTCAGACAAAGCCTCGATGGAGATCATGAAATTGTTCTTCACACCGAATGAGGAACTGTACGGCAAGAAAATTTCTGATTATTTCGACGATGAGGTTTTCAATTCGAATTTCTGGATGTACTGGCGCACTATGTTCGCTTTTGAAAATTGGCATAGTGCGTTGGAAATGAAGCTGTATATCCGTCGATATATTCATCATATTGGCGGATTGCCGGACTTCAGTGCGTTGCGTTTCACCCGTTACAACCAGTATGAGTCGATGATTCTGCCGATGATCAAGTATTTGGAAGGATTCGGCGTGCAGTTCCACTACAACGTGAAGGTGGAGAATGTCGATTTCAAGATCGGCGGAGGCATGGGTCCAGTTCGGCAGCATACAGGCACCGGTCAAGACACGATTTTGAAGAAGCAGGCTGAATCCGGTGTGTTCGTACGCAATCCGTATAGCTCACCAACCAAGAAAATGGCCACACGCATCGATTTGACCGAAGCGGACGGCACCGAGCGAAGCATCGACTTGGGCGAAAACGATCTGGTGTTCATCACCAACGGCGGCTGCGTGGAGAACTCGTCGATGGGCTCGCAGACCGAGACGGCCGCGTGGACTCCGGAAATCAAGCCCGGCGGCGGTTGGGATATGTGGCGTCGCATCGCCAAGCAAGACCCGAGCTTCGGCCACCCGGACGTATTCTGCGGCGATCCGGAGCATTCGAAGTGGATGAGTGCCACCGTGACCACGCTTGACATGGAAATTCCGCCGTATATTCAGAAAATCTGCAAGCGCGACCCGTTCTCCGGCCGCGTGGTGACAGGCGGCATCGTCACCGTGGAGGATTCCAACTGGCTGATGAGCTGGACTTTGAACCGCCAGCAGCAGTTCCGCGACCAGCCGAAAGACCAGCTGTGCGTGTGGGTGTACGGTCTGTTCCCCGACAAGCCCGGCAACTATGTGAAGAAGCCGATGCAGGAATGCACCGGCGAGGAGATCTGCGAGGAATGGCTCTACCATATGGGCGTACCGGTCGAAAAGATCACGGATCTGGCCAAAAACCACGCGAACACGGTTCCGGTGATGATGCCATACATCGACGCGTTCTTCATGCCTCGTTCCGCCGGCGACCGCCCTGATGTGGTGCCTGATGGTGCCGTGAATTTCGCATTCCTCGGCCAGTTTGCCGAAACCCCGCGCGACACGATCTTCACCACTGAATATTCGATGCGCACCGGCATGGAAGCTGTGTACACCTTGTGCGATGTGGACCGTGGCGTGCCGGAGGTGTGGGGTTCGGTCTACGACGTACGCAACCTGCTCAACGCCACGGTGATGCTGCGTGACGGCAAGCCGATTACCGACATGAAGCTCAACCCCATTGAAAAGACCGTGTTGAAGCAGATTCTGAAGAAGCTCGATTCCACCGATATTCCGATGTTACTTAAGGAATACGGCGTGATCTGA
- the phoU gene encoding phosphate signaling complex protein PhoU, with translation MRVIFNEELKAVADDLDHMVKGVRKAINGAGDALLNQNLEAAQAVIDGDIEIDALEASVVDQCVKLLAKQNPVATDLRVVVSTMRLATTFERMGDLARHIAEAARRTYPASPLPAEAQPLFTEMQAFLNDVADQTVAMLSDRDTKTAEQIIINDDKLDELHKKTFELAQSEDWSGTNQQLIDVVLIGRFMERLGDHAVSAARRVVYIVSGFDPSKEPTRDEGTDIA, from the coding sequence ATGCGCGTTATTTTCAACGAAGAGCTCAAGGCTGTTGCCGATGATCTCGACCACATGGTCAAAGGCGTTCGCAAGGCGATCAACGGTGCCGGCGACGCGCTGCTGAACCAGAATCTTGAAGCCGCCCAGGCCGTTATCGATGGCGACATCGAAATCGATGCCCTCGAAGCCAGCGTTGTCGACCAGTGCGTGAAGCTGCTGGCTAAGCAGAACCCGGTTGCCACCGATCTGCGCGTGGTTGTTTCCACCATGCGTTTGGCCACCACTTTCGAACGTATGGGCGATCTGGCTCGTCATATCGCCGAAGCCGCCCGCCGCACCTACCCGGCTTCCCCACTGCCGGCCGAAGCCCAGCCGCTGTTCACCGAAATGCAGGCGTTTCTGAACGACGTCGCCGATCAGACCGTGGCCATGCTGTCTGACCGCGACACCAAGACCGCCGAGCAGATCATCATCAACGACGACAAGCTCGACGAACTGCACAAGAAGACCTTCGAACTGGCTCAGTCCGAGGATTGGTCCGGCACCAACCAGCAGCTCATTGACGTGGTGCTGATCGGCCGCTTCATGGAGCGTCTTGGCGATCACGCCGTGTCCGCGGCTCGCCGCGTGGTGTACATCGTCTCCGGTTTCGACCCGTCCAAGGAGCCGACCCGCGACGAAGGCACCGACATCGCCTGA